The proteins below come from a single Tachysurus fulvidraco isolate hzauxx_2018 chromosome 13, HZAU_PFXX_2.0, whole genome shotgun sequence genomic window:
- the atmin gene encoding ATM interactor — protein MKDSNMAATEAGESDCGGASCPREEIIKPSITELTKVRTNILCTVEGCGKILPNTPALNMHLVKSHRVKEGIFNPTVRKNMKGSQKLYCCPIEGCPRGPNRPFSQFALVKQHFLKMHAEKKHKCLKCSNGYSTEWDLKRHAEDCGRTYSCTCGCPYASRTALLSHIYRTGHEVPKEHRYPPVKKRKMEKLSRSATNLKPNGQTYEAESTEGAVPAEGASRTPDLPQRNSVNSKNLHKLLLPMPKMAFVNVPVMQLAHLPVLLPPAESSALRSLVLTVDTQGSVSTLHLMPQSLTSVMPPLNTKSFKETTSVSKSNPDAISTGIQVYLENLVSVDEPGNDLGSRSKSTSTNIQTDISFLNKGSIGGVNIGPASEASVSSGSQTDISVSAQVQLPVSVQTQTFPLRSKVTFSIGAQTETPSPISFPSGNTTKETQTSYATAASVNKTQMDQAIMCANLFDSDMLNVSTQTTAPFGTNDLDPMSSESGFFEDKSASSLCFGAQRDLLQQNTVADNQTQTINLFNDLENILSDTMASGAQSCGSGLGSVQEQHTGIDFDIEDFLNATDIQTQTDESALGGLSSDTPLELLDIETQTDFFLFDNLEDGHHCDVSTRVQTSDLELEMFDTQTQTDLNFLLDPSNHMSLGSILRHSSFNMSTESSDTETQTETRAPALPPTLQLPCSNDGQIRLSSTETQTVPSSSSLGHLFLTSNETQTVMDDFLSADLAWNVESHFSSVETQTGEDLLSLFRHSDKDIS, from the exons GAGGGTATCTTTAATCCTACGGTACGGAAGAATATGAAAGGTTCGCAGAAGCTCTACTGTTGTCCGATAGAGGGCTGTCCAAGAGGCCCTAACAGACCTTTTTCCCAGTTTGCACTGGTTAAGCAG CATTTTCTGAAGATGCATGCAGAGAAGAAGCACAAATGTCTAAAGTGCAGCAACGGATACAGCACCGAATGGGACTTGAAGAGGCATGCCGAGGATTGCGGAAGGACCTACAGCTGCACGTGCGGCTGTCCGTACGCAAGTCGAACCGCACTGCTGTCGCACATCTACAGAACTGGCCATGAGGTTCCCAAAGAGCATAG GTATCCACCtgtcaagaaaagaaaaatggaaaaactcTCTCGAAGTGCAACAAATCTCAAGCCTAATGGACAAACTTATGAAGCAGAATCCACCGAAGGAGCAGTTCCTGCTGAAGGAGCATCACGCACTCCGGATCTACCACAACGCAATTCCGTCAACTCTAAAAACCTCCATAAGCTTCTCCTGCCCATGCCTAAAATGGCTTTTGTCAATGTCCCTGTGATGCAGCTGGCACACTTGCCTGTCCTCCTTCCGCCAGCAGAGAGCAGTGCTTTGAGGTCATTGGTCTTGACAGTGGACACGCAAGGCTCTGTAAGTACGTTGCACCTCATGCCTCAGTCGCTCACGTCAGTAATGCCTCCGTTAAACACTAAAAGTTTCAAGGAAACCACATCTGTTTCCAAATCAAACCCGGATGCCATCAGTACAGGGATCCAAGTCTATTTAGAAAACCTAGTCTCAGTTGATGAACCAGGTAACGATCTGGGATCAAGAAGTAAAAGCACCTCAACCAACATTCAAACAGATATTTCATTCCTCAATAAGGGATCTATCGGGGGAGTCAATATCGGACCCGCGAGCGAGGCCTCGGTTTCCTCTGGTTCTCAAACTGACATCAGTGTGAGCGCCCAGGTCCAGCTTCCAGTCAGTGTACAAACTCAGACATTCCCTTTGAGGTCCAAAGTCACGTTCTCCATTGGGGCACAAACTGAAACTCCGAGTCCGATTTCTTTTCCATCTGGTAACACAACGAAGGAAACTCAGACAAGTTACGCCACCGCGGCTTCAGTAAATAAGACCCAAATGGACCAAGCTATAATGTGTGCAAACCTTTTTGATTCCGATATGCTCAACGTCTCTACACAGACTACAGCACCGTTTGGCACCAATGATCTTGATCCCATGAGCTCAGAATCGGGATTTTTTGAAGACAAATCTGCATCATCCTTGTGCTTTGGAGCTCAGAGAGATCTTTTACAGCAAAACACGGTAGCCGACAATCAGACTCAGACGATTAACCTGTTCAATGATCTGGAGAACATCCTTTCTGACACCATGGCCAGTGGAGCTCAAAGCTGTGGGTCGGGCTTGGGTTCGGTGCAAGAGCAGCACACGGGCATCGACTTTGACATTGAGGATTTCCTCAACGCGACTGATATTCAGACTCAGACAGACGAGAGTGCCTTGGGAGGATTGAGCTCAGACACACCTCTGGAGCTCCTGGACATTGAGACGCAGACTGACTTCTTCCTGTTTGATAACCTTGAGGATGGTCATCATTGCGATGTCAGCACCAGGGTCCAAACAAGCGATcttgaactggagatgtttgaCACGCAAACCCAAACGGATCTGAACTTTCTACTAGACCCCAGTAATCACATGTCTCTAGGCAGCATCCTAAGACACTCCAGCTTCAACATGAGCACCGAGTCCTCAGACACCGAGACCCAGACCGAAACCAGGGCTCCTGCTCTTCCACCAACTCTGCAACTGCCTTGTTCCAATGATGGCCAGATCAGACTTAGCAGCACAGAAACCCAGACGGTCCCCAGTTCCTCCAGCCTGGGCCACCTTTTTCTAACCAGTAACGAGACCCAGACAGTCATGGACGATTTCCTGTCAGCAGACCTGGCTTGGAACGTGGAGTCCCATTTCAGTTCAGTGGAAACCCAAACCGGTGAAGATCTCCTGTCTTTGTTTCGGCACTCAGACAAAGACATCAGCTGA
- the si:ch73-103b9.2 gene encoding uncharacterized protein C16orf46 homolog — translation MDAEQHLTTDIFENPDCDTPLCKRNVEVLLDISEENLGEQDVYENPNQTGWDEAVQGWGQCSPFSCLFVARQKSKKLKPELSASHCVLCNDLKELQIGPRHAASEASNEVSEERPGSVSPPLEHVNRSPSSISSDSSSEKESSDITLKDRSRSIRKDRPENKLLSGTEKFTPDKLLSHLPQPDARCLFLKNRNVEKVVLLGRVMVLPPVNVPTNSNTNPKSLNVSKRREDSGGTRQAIISEKPGVDGDQEKSLQIPQGSVLSKQRPTQHQHHVLSDLSISRRHQIPNNTMAETQPSASSLPERILKQEGLIRSHVQHNSGHRSRLSHKEKNLKRAEPELPMLLGTRIQIPVSTQRLL, via the exons ATGGATGCTGAGCAACATTTGACCACAGATATATTTGAGAATCCGGATTGCGATACGCCGCTTTGCAAAAGAAATGTGGAAGTGCTGCTGGATATTAGCGAGGAAAACCTAGGAGAGCAGGACGTTTACGAGAACCCCAACCAAACCGGCTGGGATGAAGCT GTCCAAGGTTGGGGTCAGTGTTCCCCTTTTTCCTGTCTGTTTGTTGCACGACAAAAGAGCAAGAAGCTCAAACCGGAGCTCTCAGCCTCCCATTGTGTTCTCTGCAACGATTTGAAGGAGCTTCAAATCGGTCCCAGACATGCGGCTTCAGAAGCTTCCAACGAGGTATCTGAGGAGCGTCCGGGCAGCGTTTCTCCACCTCTGGAACATGTAAACAGAAGCCCAAGCAGCATTAGTTCTGACTCATCCTCAGAAAAAGAATCATCAGATATCACTCTTAAGGACAGGAGCAGGAGCATCAGAAAAGACCGGCCGGAAAATAAACTGCTGTCTGGGACTGAAAAGTTCACACCTGACAAACTGCTCTCTCACCTACCTCAACCGGATGCTCGGTGCCTGTTTCTGAAAAATAGAAATGTTGAGAAAGTGGTCCTGCTCGGTCGTGTTATGGTATTACCTCCGGTAAATGTGCCAACGAATTCAAACACTAATCCAAAGAGCTTGAATGTTTCAAAGAGGAGAGAGGATAGCGGTGGAACAAGACAAGCTATCATTAGTGAGAAACCCGGTGTGGACGGAGATCAGGAAAAATCCTTGCAGATCCCCCAAGGATCCGTTCTGTCCAAGCAAAGACCAACGCAGCACCAGCATCACGTGCTATCGGATTTAAGTATCTCCAGAAGGCATCAGATTCCCAACAACACCATGGCAGAGACTCAACCCAGTGCCAGCTCTCTCCCGGAACGAATTCTCAAGCAGGAGGGGCTGATCAGGTCACATGTACAGCACAATTCTGGCCACAGATCGCGGTTAAGCCACAAGGAGAAAAATCTGAAACGGGCAGAACCCGAGCTTCCGATGCTGTTGGGCACCAGGATCCAGATACCAGTGTCCACTCAGAGATTACTGTAG
- the LOC113647880 gene encoding protein phosphatase 1 regulatory subunit 3E — protein sequence MENEATGEVAVMLPPKNCLPRNYSCIAGLFGSLTANQKMDDGEKTEGEEEEEEEEDVTGECEPLEMRVVDERPRGRESLPKPPPSPGLRRRCKSLPSSAERAKLEVARICSPSSQKKVRFADSLGLELITVRHFDDTDVPETPDRVMDKFKKARALHLNNFEQSNGLTQSTFVETLFTTPGSQPDFEERLQSSKVLLESVETDEFSVSGVVRVLNLAFEKCVTLRYSLNNWLTFMDVPASYVPQSCDGVSDKFHFKIVTPAFFEGSGSLQFAVRYCVGTEQFWDNNDGKNYKVRRHRFKISPPREWDNGWIHFI from the coding sequence atggaaaacGAAGCGACAGGAGAAGTCGCGGTCATGCTGCCTCCGAAAAATTGCCTCCCGAGAAATTACAGTTGCATCGCGGGCTTGTTTGGGAGCCTGACCGCAAACCAGAAGATGGACGACGGCGAGAAAACTGAAGgcgaggaggaagaggaggaggaggaggacgtgACCGGTGAATGCGAGCCGTTAGAAATGCGCGTTGTAGACGAGAGGCCGAGGGGACGGGAATCTCTACCGAAGCCACCGCCGAGTCCCGGCCTGCGCCGCCGGTGCAAATCCTTACCGAGCTCCGCCGAGAGAGCCAAACTGGAAGTGGCGCGGATCTGTAGCCCGTCCAGCCAGAAGAAAGTGCGCTTCGCCGACTCGCTCGGTCTGGAGCTCATCACCGTGCGCCACTTCGACGACACCGACGTGCCTGAAACACCAGACCGTGTCATGGACAAGTTCAAAAAGGCAAGAGCTCTCCACCTGAACAATTTCGAGCAGTCAAACGGCTTGACGCAGTCCACCTTCGTGGAGACTCTGTTCACGACTCCGGGCTCGCAACCTGACTTCGAGGAGCGTCTCCAAAGCTCCAAGGTGCTGCTGGAATCCGTGGAGACCGACGAGTTCAGCGTCTCGGGTGTCGTGCGTGTCCTGAACTTGGCGTTTGAGAAGTGCGTGACACTGAGATACTCGCTCAACAACTGGTTAACCTTCATGGACGTTCCGGCCTCCTACGTGCCGCAGTCGTGCGACGGTGTCAGCGACAAGTTCCACTTCAAGATCGTCACGCCGGCGTTCTTCGAGGGAAGCGGCAGCCTCCAGTTCGCCGTCCGCTACTGCGTCGGGACGGAGCAGTTCTGGGACAACAACGACGGCAAAAACTACAAAGTGCGACGCCACAGATTCAAAATCTCGCCTCCGCGCGAATGGGATAACGGCTGGATCCACTTCATCTAG